The Streptococcus pantholopis genome has a segment encoding these proteins:
- the trmFO gene encoding methylenetetrahydrofolate--tRNA-(uracil(54)-C(5))-methyltransferase (FADH(2)-oxidizing) TrmFO, whose translation MSQNYINVIGAGLAGSEAAYQIAKRGVSVKLYEMRGRKPTPQHKTDNFAELVCSNSFRGDSLTNAVGLLKEEMRRLDSLIMRIGEAHRLPAGGAMAVDREAYAKAVTAEIENHPLVEVIREEVAEIPKDTVTIIATGPLTSDALAEKIHALNGGEGFYFYDAAAPIVDKSSINMDTVYLKSRYDKGEAAYLNCPMTKEEFLLFYDALIHAEVAPLNAFEKEQYFEGCMPIEVLAKRGIKTLLYGPMKPVGLEYPEDYKGVRDGQFKTPYAVVQLRQDNAAGSLYNIVGFQTHLKWGEQKRIFRMIPGLENAEFVRYGVMHRNSYMDSPNLLSPTFATRNNPYLFFAGQMTGVEGYVESAASGLVAGINAVRVFQQKEPVVFPQTTAIGALPHYITQTESKHFQPMNINFGIIKELDGPRIRDKKERYEKIAERALNDLHSFLDC comes from the coding sequence TTGTCTCAGAATTATATTAATGTTATTGGTGCCGGTCTGGCTGGCAGCGAAGCAGCCTATCAAATTGCTAAACGCGGTGTTTCTGTTAAACTTTATGAAATGCGCGGCAGAAAACCAACACCGCAGCACAAAACTGACAATTTTGCTGAGTTAGTTTGTTCAAATTCTTTTCGGGGAGACAGCCTAACCAATGCTGTTGGTTTGCTGAAAGAGGAAATGAGGAGACTGGACTCACTGATTATGCGTATTGGTGAAGCTCACCGTCTTCCTGCTGGCGGTGCAATGGCAGTTGACCGTGAAGCTTACGCAAAAGCGGTGACAGCTGAAATTGAAAACCACCCCTTAGTTGAAGTTATTCGAGAAGAAGTGGCTGAAATTCCCAAAGATACTGTTACAATTATTGCGACAGGCCCCTTAACCAGTGATGCACTGGCTGAAAAAATTCACGCTCTTAATGGTGGAGAAGGTTTTTATTTTTATGATGCTGCAGCCCCCATTGTTGATAAAAGTTCTATCAACATGGATACAGTTTATTTGAAATCACGTTACGATAAAGGAGAAGCGGCTTATCTTAACTGTCCTATGACTAAAGAAGAATTTTTGCTTTTCTATGATGCTTTGATTCATGCAGAAGTAGCACCGCTTAACGCTTTTGAAAAAGAACAATATTTTGAAGGCTGCATGCCTATTGAGGTCTTGGCTAAGCGCGGCATTAAAACCTTGCTTTACGGGCCGATGAAACCTGTTGGTCTCGAATATCCTGAAGACTATAAAGGGGTCCGTGACGGCCAGTTCAAAACACCCTATGCAGTTGTACAACTCCGTCAGGATAACGCTGCCGGCAGTCTTTATAACATCGTAGGCTTCCAGACTCACCTCAAGTGGGGAGAACAAAAGCGTATTTTCCGTATGATTCCCGGTCTTGAGAATGCAGAATTTGTCCGTTACGGAGTGATGCACCGCAACTCATATATGGATTCGCCCAACCTACTCAGTCCAACCTTTGCGACACGTAACAATCCTTATCTGTTCTTTGCCGGTCAAATGACAGGAGTAGAGGGGTATGTAGAATCGGCTGCTTCCGGCTTGGTTGCAGGCATTAATGCTGTCCGTGTTTTTCAGCAGAAAGAACCGGTTGTTTTCCCGCAAACAACTGCTATAGGTGCACTTCCGCACTATATCACTCAGACAGAGAGCAAACACTTTCAGCCCATGAACATCAACTTTGGTATTATCAAAGAGCTTGACGGTCCTCGGATCCGAGACAAAAAAGAGCGCTATGAGAAAATTGCTGAACGTGCCTTAAATGATTTGCATTCCTTTTTAGATTGCTAA
- the topA gene encoding type I DNA topoisomerase — MATIQTKTSKKSSSKKKRKAASKNLVIVESPAKAKTIEKYLGRNYKVVASVGHIRDLKKSSMSIDFENNYEPQYINIRGKGELINSLRKEAKNAKKVFLASDPDREGEAISWHLAHILNLDANDKNRVVFNEITKDAVKNAFVEPREIDMDLVDSQQARRVLDRIVGYSISPLLWKKVKKGLSAGRVQSVALKLIIDRENEIKAFKPEEYWTIDGAFKKGTRKFQASFYGLDGKKIKLRNNEQVKEVLARLQSDDFQVDTVEKKERRRKAPLPYTTSSLQQDAANKINFRTRKTMMVAQQLYEGLSIGPGGQQGLITYMRTDSTRISPVAQNDAALFITERFGQKYSRHGSRIRNASGAQDAHEAIRPSNVNHTPEMIAKYLDKDQLKLYTLIWNRFVASQMTGAVFDTMKVNLSQNGVTFVANGSQVKFDGYLAVYNDSDKNKMLPEMAEGDLVKKVTTQPEQHFTQPPARYSEASLIKTLEENGVGRPSTYAPTLETIQKRYYVRLSAKRFEPTELGEIVNRLIVEFFPDIVDVKFTAEMEDKLDQVEIGKEEWQKVIDDFYKPFEKELKEAEEGIEKIQIKDEPAGFDCDVCGHPMVIKLGRYGKFYACSNFPECHNTKAITKEIGVTCPLCGQGQVIERKTKKNRIFYGCDRYPDCEFTSWDRPINRKCPKSGDFLVEKKVRGGGKQVVCSNENCDYKEEKIK, encoded by the coding sequence ATGGCAACAATACAAACAAAAACAAGTAAAAAATCATCTTCTAAAAAGAAGCGGAAAGCTGCTTCAAAAAATTTAGTCATTGTGGAATCCCCTGCTAAGGCCAAGACTATTGAAAAATACCTCGGGCGCAACTATAAGGTTGTGGCTTCGGTCGGCCATATCCGCGATTTGAAAAAATCAAGCATGTCCATCGATTTTGAAAATAACTATGAGCCTCAGTATATCAATATCCGCGGCAAAGGAGAGCTTATCAACTCTCTGAGAAAAGAAGCTAAAAACGCTAAAAAAGTTTTTTTGGCTAGTGACCCGGATCGAGAAGGAGAAGCGATTTCTTGGCATTTGGCTCATATTTTAAATCTGGATGCTAACGATAAAAACCGTGTGGTTTTTAATGAGATAACTAAAGATGCTGTTAAAAATGCCTTTGTGGAACCTAGGGAAATCGATATGGATTTAGTGGATTCACAGCAGGCACGCCGGGTTCTCGACCGCATTGTGGGTTACTCTATTTCCCCTCTTTTGTGGAAAAAAGTGAAAAAAGGGCTGTCGGCAGGCCGGGTGCAATCCGTAGCTTTAAAACTTATTATTGATCGTGAGAATGAAATTAAAGCTTTTAAACCAGAGGAATATTGGACAATTGATGGTGCTTTTAAAAAAGGTACACGCAAGTTTCAAGCCTCTTTTTATGGCTTAGACGGCAAAAAAATCAAGCTTCGCAATAATGAACAAGTCAAAGAAGTTTTAGCGAGGCTTCAGAGCGATGATTTTCAAGTAGATACTGTGGAGAAAAAGGAGCGCCGCCGAAAAGCCCCTCTTCCTTATACAACATCTTCTCTTCAGCAAGATGCGGCTAATAAGATTAATTTCCGAACACGCAAAACAATGATGGTTGCCCAGCAGTTATATGAGGGCCTTAGTATTGGTCCAGGCGGACAGCAGGGGCTGATTACTTATATGCGTACAGACTCAACCCGCATCAGCCCCGTTGCACAAAACGATGCTGCTCTTTTTATTACCGAGCGTTTCGGTCAGAAGTATTCCCGTCACGGAAGCCGTATCAGAAATGCCTCAGGTGCTCAGGACGCTCACGAAGCAATCAGACCATCAAATGTTAATCATACTCCAGAGATGATTGCCAAATACCTTGATAAAGATCAGCTGAAACTTTACACCTTGATTTGGAACCGTTTTGTAGCCAGTCAGATGACCGGAGCAGTCTTCGATACGATGAAAGTCAACCTGTCACAAAACGGTGTGACTTTTGTTGCTAATGGCAGCCAAGTAAAGTTTGATGGCTACCTGGCTGTTTATAATGACTCTGATAAGAACAAGATGCTTCCTGAAATGGCAGAAGGCGATCTTGTAAAAAAAGTCACAACTCAGCCTGAGCAGCATTTCACTCAGCCGCCTGCCCGCTATTCAGAAGCCAGCCTGATTAAAACGCTGGAAGAAAACGGTGTCGGCCGTCCTTCTACCTATGCTCCGACTTTGGAAACTATTCAGAAACGTTACTATGTCAGGCTGTCTGCCAAACGTTTTGAACCAACTGAATTGGGAGAAATCGTCAACCGTCTGATTGTAGAATTTTTTCCTGACATTGTTGACGTCAAGTTTACCGCTGAAATGGAAGATAAGCTGGATCAGGTCGAGATTGGTAAGGAAGAGTGGCAAAAGGTCATTGATGATTTTTATAAACCTTTTGAAAAAGAATTAAAAGAAGCAGAAGAAGGCATTGAAAAAATTCAGATTAAAGATGAGCCTGCCGGCTTTGACTGCGATGTCTGCGGGCATCCGATGGTAATCAAACTGGGCCGCTATGGTAAGTTTTATGCTTGCAGTAATTTCCCAGAGTGCCATAATACTAAAGCGATTACTAAAGAAATCGGCGTCACCTGTCCGCTTTGCGGTCAGGGGCAGGTTATTGAACGGAAAACAAAGAAAAACCGGATCTTTTACGGCTGCGACCGTTATCCTGACTGTGAGTTTACGTCATGGGATCGGCCGATTAACAGGAAATGTCCGAAATCCGGTGATTTTCTTGTCGAAAAAAAGGTCCGAGGCGGCGGAAAACAAGTTGTCTGCAGCAATGAAAACTGCGATTATAAAGAAGAGAAAATCAAATAA
- a CDS encoding PASTA domain-containing protein — translation MAKRKSWIKKLNRAGKIISVLPDTTEIINRAVDNTRPIIEKELDRRHEQQEAYKEIDNVLHLNVEEAKKHLENQGFTVSLIPATPQIKYAKFLPNQVVSMYPKKKKAKLGTLIKLYYLDQASLNASIILLKEQKSKIQRFGQTFSNSLKRGKKNSEKTETS, via the coding sequence ATGGCAAAGAGGAAAAGTTGGATTAAAAAACTTAACAGGGCCGGCAAAATCATTTCTGTTCTGCCGGATACAACGGAAATTATCAACAGAGCCGTGGATAACACCAGGCCGATTATTGAGAAAGAATTGGACAGGCGCCATGAGCAACAGGAAGCTTACAAAGAAATAGACAATGTGCTGCATTTAAATGTAGAGGAAGCAAAAAAACATTTGGAAAATCAGGGATTTACTGTCAGTCTGATTCCGGCAACACCGCAGATAAAGTATGCTAAATTCCTTCCCAACCAAGTCGTCAGTATGTATCCTAAAAAGAAGAAAGCCAAACTTGGAACGTTGATTAAACTGTATTATCTCGATCAAGCGTCTCTCAATGCCAGTATCATCCTTTTAAAGGAACAAAAATCAAAAATTCAAAGATTCGGCCAGACTTTTTCAAACTCGCTTAAGCGTGGTAAAAAAAATTCCGAAAAAACCGAAACGTCCTAA
- a CDS encoding response regulator transcription factor, translating to MDTQETIYIIEDDPTIVHLLKAHLSKTYRVFSVTNFRAIKQEAEEINPDLILMDITLPYFNGFYWTTEIRKNMTMPIIFISSSDDEMDTVMALDMGGDDFISKPFSLTVLDAKIAAFLRRAQQFSRNDYYSLGDFTLSRDGILSNGKDQISLSPTENKILTILFAHHQQVVSKDELLEKLWENENFIDQNTLSVNITRLRKKVQPLGFDHIHTVRGVGYLLK from the coding sequence ATGGATACACAAGAGACAATCTATATTATCGAAGACGACCCAACCATTGTTCATCTGCTCAAAGCCCATCTTTCCAAAACTTACCGTGTTTTTAGCGTTACTAACTTCCGGGCTATAAAACAGGAAGCTGAGGAGATAAACCCCGATCTCATCCTGATGGACATTACTTTGCCCTATTTTAACGGTTTTTATTGGACCACAGAAATCCGCAAAAATATGACTATGCCCATTATTTTTATTTCATCAAGTGATGATGAAATGGACACGGTGATGGCTCTGGATATGGGAGGAGACGATTTTATCTCAAAACCTTTTTCTTTAACTGTTCTAGATGCTAAAATTGCTGCTTTTTTGCGCCGTGCACAACAATTTTCAAGAAATGATTATTATTCTCTAGGGGACTTCACACTAAGCCGCGACGGTATTTTGTCAAATGGCAAAGACCAGATTTCTTTGTCTCCGACTGAGAATAAAATCTTAACCATTCTCTTTGCTCATCATCAGCAGGTTGTTTCTAAAGATGAACTGCTTGAGAAACTTTGGGAAAATGAAAATTTTATTGATCAAAATACTTTAAGTGTCAATATAACACGGCTGCGAAAGAAGGTGCAGCCCCTAGGTTTCGATCATATTCATACTGTAAGAGGAGTAGGTTATTTACTTAAATGA
- a CDS encoding ABC transporter permease has product MFYIKLAFNNLKQSFRQFAPFFLVSVTTFIFSNITLLIMISPTAESMGTGAYALGLAYIVLTLFSAVLCLYSYNFLLKQRYQEFGLYNILGMNKGQITWLSTLELIIIYLVTIVLGSLFSAVLSNISYLIFAKLVQYDKLNFSINPVAFIVTIFLFAAIFLFLEFVNIVRIRRTSGLNLFGNQNQGEREPRGNIILALVSLAAIGYGYYLSVTSGDLSALVGITRFFQAIIAVIFGTYLFYISFITWYLKFRRKNKRYFYKPEHFVNTSQMIFRMKQNAVGLANITLLAIMAFVTVFSTVALYGNNENLVRMQYPKNSLVEIRDVIDRQDAQTILAEDVIAPLQEGQGTFSKPFQQYLMTSFAIPYDKSQDTVSLNQEFVSQAITAMALNNVGNLLVVTQDDFRALGNDLPVLSQNQVAFHDYNQQQRSPYHFKNLDWFGTNYDNVYQIKSIKNMQEMSSAVPTGLLVVADDHQLEEMRSTYNQFTDYPSTYDYVALADLNKEEQQILEEKSQQNNGVLTVYEEGEAEGGVAFFSTDSNFRDEAMKMTGGFLFTGFLLGIAFLLGAALIIYYKQLSEGTQDKQAYKILQEVGMSLKQVKKTINSQILLVFFLPLFISVVHFIFALPILKKLLLLFGVQGDQFMYTVSILTVLGIFIIYFIIYRLTSRTYYRIIER; this is encoded by the coding sequence ATGTTTTATATCAAATTAGCTTTCAATAACCTTAAACAGTCATTCAGGCAGTTTGCTCCTTTCTTTTTAGTCAGCGTTACAACTTTTATTTTTAGCAATATCACACTTTTAATTATGATTAGCCCAACAGCTGAGTCAATGGGCACAGGTGCTTATGCCCTGGGACTTGCTTATATTGTCCTTACACTGTTTTCTGCAGTTTTATGCCTGTACAGCTATAACTTTCTGCTTAAGCAGCGCTATCAGGAATTTGGACTCTATAATATTCTAGGCATGAACAAAGGGCAGATTACTTGGCTGTCTACGTTGGAGCTGATTATTATTTATTTGGTAACAATTGTATTGGGATCACTGTTCAGCGCTGTTTTGTCAAACATTTCTTATTTGATATTTGCTAAGCTAGTCCAATATGATAAACTTAACTTCTCTATCAACCCTGTCGCTTTCATTGTTACTATTTTCCTATTTGCGGCTATTTTTCTCTTTTTAGAATTCGTTAATATCGTAAGGATTCGCAGGACCTCAGGGCTCAACCTGTTTGGCAACCAGAATCAGGGAGAACGTGAGCCAAGAGGCAACATTATTCTTGCTCTGGTCAGTCTTGCTGCAATCGGCTATGGCTATTATTTATCTGTTACTTCGGGTGACTTAAGTGCTTTGGTCGGCATCACACGTTTCTTTCAGGCCATCATAGCTGTTATTTTCGGGACCTATCTCTTTTATATCAGCTTTATCACTTGGTATCTCAAATTTCGGCGTAAGAATAAAAGATATTTTTATAAACCCGAACATTTTGTCAACACCTCCCAAATGATTTTCCGTATGAAACAAAATGCGGTCGGTCTCGCTAATATCACACTTTTAGCCATCATGGCCTTTGTGACAGTTTTTTCAACAGTCGCTCTTTATGGCAATAATGAAAATCTGGTTAGGATGCAGTACCCTAAAAATTCTCTGGTTGAAATCCGAGATGTCATTGATCGCCAAGATGCCCAAACTATTCTGGCAGAAGATGTCATCGCCCCCTTACAGGAAGGACAGGGGACTTTCAGCAAGCCGTTTCAGCAATACCTCATGACAAGCTTTGCAATTCCTTATGATAAAAGCCAGGATACAGTCAGTCTGAATCAGGAATTTGTTTCTCAAGCAATAACTGCAATGGCACTGAATAATGTAGGCAATCTGCTTGTTGTAACTCAGGATGATTTTAGGGCTTTAGGAAATGATCTGCCAGTTTTATCGCAAAATCAGGTTGCTTTTCACGATTATAATCAGCAGCAGCGAAGCCCTTATCATTTTAAAAATCTGGACTGGTTTGGAACCAATTATGATAATGTCTATCAGATTAAAAGTATAAAAAATATGCAGGAAATGAGCAGCGCTGTTCCGACAGGCCTCCTAGTGGTTGCTGATGATCATCAGCTTGAAGAAATGCGTTCAACTTACAATCAATTTACCGATTACCCCTCAACTTATGACTACGTAGCTTTAGCAGATTTAAATAAGGAAGAACAGCAAATTTTAGAAGAAAAATCCCAGCAAAATAATGGTGTTTTAACGGTTTATGAAGAAGGAGAAGCAGAGGGAGGAGTGGCCTTCTTTTCAACTGATTCGAATTTTCGAGATGAAGCTATGAAAATGACCGGCGGTTTTCTTTTTACAGGCTTTCTGCTCGGTATCGCCTTCTTGCTTGGAGCTGCCTTGATTATCTATTATAAACAGCTTTCTGAAGGTACACAGGATAAACAGGCATATAAAATCTTACAGGAAGTCGGTATGAGTTTAAAGCAGGTTAAGAAAACAATTAACTCGCAAATTCTTCTGGTCTTCTTCCTGCCTTTGTTCATCTCGGTTGTACATTTTATCTTTGCGCTGCCGATTCTAAAAAAACTGCTTTTGCTTTTTGGAGTGCAGGGAGATCAGTTTATGTACACTGTCAGCATTCTAACAGTCTTAGGTATCTTTATTATTTACTTTATTATTTACAGACTGACCAGCCGAACCTATTACAGAATTATTGAAAGATAA
- a CDS encoding ABC transporter ATP-binding protein — protein sequence MLLEINHLKKVFRTRFSKEATHALQDVDFKVERGEFIAIMGESGSGKTTLLNILAALERPTDGTVILNGENITKIKENRLADFRLKNLGFVFQEFNLLDTLSVKDNIFLPLVLARKNYQEMEERLAQIAPKLHIQDLLKKRPFELSGGQKQRVAIARSLIANPQILLADEPTAALDYRNSEELLNLFEAINADDQTILMVTHSANAASHAKRVLFIKDGRIFHQVYRGNKSNQEFNKDISLAMSVLLGGE from the coding sequence ATGCTGCTAGAAATTAATCATTTAAAAAAAGTTTTTCGGACACGTTTTTCTAAAGAGGCGACTCATGCTTTACAAGATGTCGATTTTAAAGTTGAGCGTGGGGAATTTATTGCCATTATGGGAGAGTCCGGTTCAGGTAAAACAACTCTCCTCAATATTCTGGCTGCTCTTGAAAGACCGACAGATGGGACAGTTATTTTAAATGGCGAGAATATTACTAAAATCAAAGAAAATCGACTGGCTGACTTTCGCCTGAAAAATCTGGGCTTTGTTTTTCAGGAGTTTAATCTCTTAGATACCTTATCGGTAAAAGATAATATTTTCTTACCCTTAGTATTGGCCAGAAAAAATTATCAGGAAATGGAAGAGCGCTTAGCACAGATTGCGCCTAAACTACACATTCAAGATTTACTTAAAAAAAGGCCCTTTGAACTTTCAGGCGGGCAAAAGCAAAGAGTAGCTATCGCTCGGAGTTTAATTGCCAATCCCCAAATTCTATTGGCGGATGAGCCAACAGCAGCCTTGGACTATCGCAACTCTGAAGAACTTCTCAATCTTTTTGAAGCAATCAATGCAGATGACCAGACTATTCTTATGGTTACTCACTCTGCAAATGCTGCCAGCCATGCTAAGCGTGTTCTTTTTATCAAAGATGGCCGTATTTTCCACCAAGTCTACCGCGGAAATAAAAGTAACCAAGAATTTAATAAGGATATTTCGCTTGCAATGAGTGTGCTTTTGGGAGGTGAATAG
- a CDS encoding YdcF family protein, with product MIYLFLSCFVLFISVSVWERRTIWLGILFCLMLVSAFASLLPFIQYPSLWFYWIFLPVILLLSVGPLGFALLCLYKSFQLLYKEGRRWSNFLSFALGLGGLLIIFSYSHTETADYIQHRSWLLAVYTAFMLLVLYFTVQLIFFTTASVLNFSFTFVQRADYVLVLGAGLLGDRVTPLLASRIDKGISVYQKNPGSKLIMSGGQGSDESVSEAEAMRSYALKQGVPPQDIIVEKQSRNTRENIRFSKALIKDGAPVAIVTSYYHLFRALTLARQEKLKSFGYGAKTRFYFALNAFIREFIGYLMQTKKWQLLTFLILACCYCIFRYLFN from the coding sequence ATGATTTATCTATTTCTATCTTGTTTTGTCCTATTTATCAGTGTATCTGTTTGGGAACGGCGGACGATTTGGCTGGGGATTTTATTTTGTTTAATGCTGGTCAGTGCCTTTGCCTCTTTATTACCCTTTATTCAGTATCCAAGTCTCTGGTTTTATTGGATTTTTCTTCCAGTTATTCTTTTGCTGTCTGTTGGTCCTTTAGGTTTTGCCTTATTATGTCTTTATAAAAGTTTTCAATTACTGTATAAGGAAGGCCGGCGCTGGTCTAACTTTTTATCCTTCGCTTTAGGTTTGGGTGGACTGTTGATTATTTTTTCTTATTCCCATACAGAAACCGCTGACTATATCCAGCACAGGAGCTGGCTTTTAGCTGTTTATACGGCCTTTATGCTTTTGGTCCTTTACTTTACTGTGCAGCTTATCTTTTTTACAACTGCCAGTGTGCTTAACTTTTCATTTACTTTTGTGCAAAGAGCCGATTATGTGCTTGTTTTAGGTGCCGGACTGCTGGGAGATAGGGTTACACCTCTCTTGGCTTCTCGGATTGATAAGGGAATCAGTGTTTACCAAAAAAATCCCGGAAGCAAACTGATTATGTCAGGTGGACAAGGAAGTGATGAGTCTGTCAGCGAAGCAGAAGCTATGCGCAGCTATGCTTTGAAGCAGGGAGTTCCTCCGCAGGACATTATAGTAGAAAAACAGTCCCGTAATACACGTGAGAATATCCGTTTCTCAAAAGCACTGATTAAAGACGGTGCCCCTGTCGCTATAGTGACCAGTTACTATCATCTATTCAGGGCACTGACCTTAGCCAGACAGGAAAAACTGAAAAGTTTCGGGTACGGTGCAAAAACAAGGTTTTATTTTGCCCTCAATGCCTTTATAAGAGAATTCATCGGTTATCTTATGCAAACAAAGAAATGGCAGCTCCTAACTTTTTTAATTTTAGCCTGTTGTTATTGTATCTTTCGCTACTTGTTTAACTGA
- the dprA gene encoding DNA-processing protein DprA produces the protein MNNFELFKLKQAGLSNLNVINILTYQKQKQKSLSLRDMAVVSQCKDPLLFIEAYKNLNSKELRPVFNRFPSVSILDKAYPLELKSVYNPPVLLYYSGNLDLLTKPKLAVVGGRLASDIGTKSIQKIIKELNNHFVIISGLARGIDTSAHLACLKNGGSTIAVIGTGLNVTYPKENAQLQQYISKNHLALTEYDPDSPPLRFHFPERNRIIAGLAQGVIVAEAKRRSGSLITCERALEEGRDVFAVPGNILDGKSDGCLHLIQEGAKCITSGFDVVSEYQL, from the coding sequence ATGAATAATTTTGAACTTTTCAAACTGAAACAGGCAGGACTCAGCAATCTCAATGTTATTAACATTTTGACTTACCAGAAACAGAAGCAGAAATCATTGTCCTTACGTGATATGGCTGTAGTATCTCAGTGTAAAGATCCTCTTTTATTTATTGAAGCCTACAAAAATTTAAACAGTAAGGAACTAAGACCTGTTTTTAATCGTTTCCCGTCGGTTTCCATATTGGATAAGGCTTACCCTTTAGAACTGAAATCTGTGTATAATCCGCCGGTTTTGCTATATTATTCTGGAAATCTGGATTTGCTGACTAAGCCTAAATTAGCAGTAGTTGGAGGACGTTTGGCGTCTGATATCGGTACAAAGTCTATTCAAAAAATTATCAAAGAGCTTAATAATCATTTTGTTATTATCAGCGGTTTAGCGCGTGGTATTGATACAAGTGCACATCTGGCCTGCTTAAAAAACGGAGGCAGTACAATTGCTGTTATCGGAACAGGATTAAATGTTACATACCCAAAAGAAAATGCACAGCTTCAGCAGTATATCAGCAAAAATCATTTGGCTTTGACAGAGTATGATCCCGATTCTCCACCTTTAAGATTTCATTTTCCTGAGAGAAACCGGATTATTGCAGGTTTAGCACAAGGGGTTATCGTAGCAGAAGCTAAAAGGCGTTCAGGCAGCCTGATTACTTGTGAAAGAGCGTTGGAAGAAGGGAGAGATGTCTTTGCTGTTCCCGGCAATATTTTAGATGGAAAATCAGATGGCTGTCTTCATTTAATTCAAGAGGGAGCAAAGTGTATTACAAGTGGGTTTGATGTTGTTTCCGAGTACCAATTATAA
- a CDS encoding ROK family protein, translating into MKKFLTIDIGGSFIKHALIDDKEVLTQSGESPTPNTMEDFLAVLEKLIASYQEQISGVCIACPGQINARTGFIHKGGLLSYLKSFPLKQFLTDRFSLPVSVINDANAAGLAEAQHGELADCRCGAVLVLGTGVGLALVSHGDLLSAKNFAAADILIKEDKKEEGGFKEKFSTDIISSLFNLHLKGLESLWDNKGSAVQFIKESSAYLGLADEDGRAVFQALNDNKDAELHKRFETYCREIAYLILNLQSIFRLELVAIGGGISSQPLLIKEIDRQYRDLLSKEAALSLSAALPIRACRYHNEANLIGAFCHFKKQDTKERGFKSFLFGPD; encoded by the coding sequence ATGAAAAAATTTTTAACCATTGACATCGGAGGAAGCTTTATTAAACATGCTTTAATCGATGACAAAGAAGTGCTGACACAGTCCGGTGAAAGTCCGACTCCAAATACGATGGAAGATTTTCTGGCTGTTTTAGAAAAACTGATTGCTTCTTATCAAGAACAGATTTCTGGGGTTTGTATTGCCTGTCCCGGTCAGATTAATGCGCGGACAGGTTTTATCCATAAAGGCGGGCTTTTATCCTATCTGAAATCTTTTCCCCTCAAGCAGTTTTTAACAGATCGATTCAGTCTCCCAGTCAGTGTTATTAATGATGCAAATGCTGCGGGACTTGCGGAAGCGCAGCATGGAGAACTTGCTGACTGCCGATGCGGAGCTGTCCTTGTATTGGGGACAGGAGTTGGATTGGCCTTGGTTTCCCACGGTGATCTCTTGTCTGCTAAAAATTTTGCTGCTGCTGATATTCTGATAAAAGAAGATAAAAAAGAGGAGGGCGGCTTCAAAGAGAAATTCAGCACGGATATAATCAGCAGTTTATTCAATCTCCATTTAAAGGGATTAGAAAGTCTGTGGGATAATAAAGGATCAGCAGTTCAGTTTATCAAGGAGAGCAGTGCTTACCTCGGATTAGCTGACGAGGATGGACGGGCTGTTTTTCAGGCTTTGAACGACAATAAGGACGCAGAATTACACAAACGCTTTGAAACTTACTGCCGTGAAATTGCCTACTTGATTCTTAATTTGCAAAGTATTTTCAGGCTGGAACTTGTAGCTATTGGAGGTGGTATCAGCAGTCAGCCTCTCTTAATTAAGGAAATTGACAGGCAATACCGAGACCTTCTTTCTAAGGAAGCAGCTTTATCCCTATCAGCAGCCCTGCCTATTAGGGCTTGCCGCTATCATAATGAAGCTAATCTTATCGGAGCTTTCTGCCATTTCAAAAAGCAGGATACAAAAGAAAGGGGATTCAAGTCTTTTCTCTTTGGGCCAGATTGA